In Pseudoduganella albidiflava, a single window of DNA contains:
- a CDS encoding FecCD family ABC transporter permease, giving the protein MHPLSAHLRYRTGIVTAGLLLASIASLLFAGVTGSVAIPLADLPGALQELIHGRADTLAATLLDLRASRALTAFVTGATLALAGVMMQTLLRNPLADPYVLGISAGSAVGALLALMLMCAAWMVDLAAFIGAVAISMLLYLLARRDMRGGSAAEGGTALLLLTGTILSAGCAALIMLMLSIAPESRLRSMVFWMIGDLSGAPVRWLPWLVLVAGLAFALRTARSMNVLALHAEAASTLGIRVGPLRKGLFFCSGLLTASAVTTAGSIGFVGLIVPHACRFAFGPDHRVLIPAATLAGGAYLVLADTLARTVIAPQQLPVGVVTALIGTPVFLYQLHRLRK; this is encoded by the coding sequence ATGCATCCACTCTCCGCCCACCTGCGTTACCGCACCGGTATCGTCACCGCCGGATTGCTGCTGGCGTCGATCGCCAGCCTGCTGTTCGCGGGCGTCACGGGCTCCGTCGCCATCCCGCTCGCCGACCTGCCCGGCGCGCTGCAAGAACTCATTCACGGCCGCGCCGATACGCTGGCCGCCACCCTGCTCGACCTGCGCGCCAGCCGTGCACTGACTGCCTTCGTTACCGGCGCCACGCTGGCCCTGGCCGGGGTCATGATGCAGACCCTGCTGCGCAATCCCCTCGCCGACCCCTACGTGCTGGGCATCTCGGCCGGCTCCGCGGTCGGCGCCCTGCTGGCGCTGATGCTGATGTGCGCCGCATGGATGGTCGACCTGGCCGCCTTCATCGGCGCGGTGGCCATCTCCATGCTGCTGTACCTGCTGGCGCGGCGCGACATGCGCGGCGGCAGCGCCGCCGAGGGCGGCACCGCCCTGCTGCTGTTGACCGGCACGATCCTCTCGGCCGGTTGCGCGGCGCTGATCATGCTGATGCTGTCGATCGCCCCCGAAAGCCGGCTGCGCAGCATGGTGTTCTGGATGATCGGCGACCTGTCCGGCGCGCCGGTGCGCTGGCTGCCGTGGCTCGTGCTGGTCGCCGGCCTGGCCTTCGCGCTGCGTACCGCCCGCTCGATGAATGTGCTGGCCCTGCATGCCGAAGCGGCCAGCACGCTCGGCATCCGCGTCGGCCCGCTGCGCAAGGGCCTGTTCTTCTGTTCCGGACTGCTGACGGCCAGCGCGGTCACCACCGCCGGCAGCATCGGTTTCGTGGGCCTGATCGTGCCCCATGCCTGCCGCTTCGCCTTCGGGCCGGACCACCGCGTGCTGATCCCGGCCGCCACGCTGGCCGGTGGCGCCTACCTGGTGCTGGCCGATACGCTGGCGCGCACCGTGATCGCGCCGCAGCAGTTGCCGGTGGGCGTGGTGACCGCGCTGATCGGCACGCCCGTGTTCCTGTATCAACTGCACCGGTTGCGCAAATGA
- a CDS encoding ABC transporter ATP-binding protein produces the protein MISTENLRLAIGARLLADKLDWQVGPGECWSVIGRNGAGKSTLLRTLAGLREPDGGRVLLHGRALADWPLEALARERAFLAQSRSDAFAYSVLETVLSARHPYHGKRYWEDSDDHAIALRMLAAMEVADLASRDVRTLSGGERQRVAIAALLAQDTPLLLLDEPANALDLAHQVSVMGLLAKLCREQGKTIVMIGHDLNLAYGISTHALLLMGDGRWLAGPRGDVMQADILSDYLHHPIETVRHGARTIFIPREATA, from the coding sequence ATGATCTCCACCGAGAATCTGCGCCTGGCGATCGGCGCCCGCCTGCTGGCCGACAAGCTGGACTGGCAAGTCGGCCCCGGCGAATGCTGGAGCGTGATCGGCCGCAATGGCGCCGGCAAGAGTACGCTGTTGCGCACACTGGCCGGGCTGCGCGAGCCGGATGGCGGCCGCGTCCTGCTGCATGGCCGCGCGCTCGCCGACTGGCCGCTGGAAGCGCTGGCGCGCGAGCGTGCCTTCCTGGCCCAGTCGCGCAGCGACGCCTTTGCCTACTCCGTGCTGGAAACGGTGCTGTCGGCCCGCCACCCCTATCACGGCAAGCGGTATTGGGAGGACAGCGACGACCACGCGATCGCCCTGCGCATGCTGGCCGCGATGGAAGTGGCGGACCTCGCTTCGCGCGACGTGCGCACGCTCTCCGGCGGCGAGCGCCAGCGCGTGGCGATCGCCGCGCTGCTGGCCCAGGATACCCCGCTGCTGCTGCTCGACGAGCCTGCCAACGCGCTCGACCTGGCGCACCAGGTGAGCGTGATGGGCCTGCTGGCGAAACTGTGCCGCGAACAGGGCAAGACCATCGTGATGATCGGCCACGACCTGAACCTGGCATACGGCATCTCGACGCACGCGCTCCTGCTGATGGGCGATGGCCGCTGGCTGGCCGGCCCGCGCGGCGACGTGATGCAGGCCGACATCCTTTCCGACTACCTGCACCATCCGATCGAGACGGTGCGCCACGGCGCCCGCACGATCTTCATTCCCAGAGAGGCTACCGCATGA
- the cobO gene encoding cob(I)yrinic acid a,c-diamide adenosyltransferase codes for MTTPDDTAALNERHRARMERKKAIIDAKIAAADKQIGIIIVNTGNGKGKSSSGFGMAIRALGHGMKVGIVQFIKGAMATGEEQFLRRFPEEVSFHAMGEGYTWETQNRERDIAKAAEAWEQAKRFLADPAIGMVVLDELNIALKYRYLDVENVIADMLERPSMQHVVITGRGAPPELIEIADTVTEMNVVKHAFKAGIAAQAGTEW; via the coding sequence ATGACCACTCCCGACGATACCGCGGCATTGAACGAGCGTCACCGCGCGCGGATGGAACGCAAGAAAGCGATCATCGATGCGAAGATCGCCGCCGCCGACAAGCAAATCGGCATCATCATCGTCAATACCGGCAATGGCAAGGGCAAGAGTTCGAGCGGCTTCGGCATGGCCATCCGCGCGCTCGGCCACGGCATGAAGGTCGGCATCGTGCAATTCATCAAGGGCGCGATGGCCACGGGCGAAGAACAGTTCCTGCGCCGCTTCCCCGAGGAAGTGAGCTTCCATGCGATGGGCGAAGGCTACACGTGGGAAACCCAGAACCGCGAACGCGACATCGCCAAGGCCGCCGAGGCATGGGAGCAGGCGAAGCGCTTCCTCGCCGACCCGGCGATCGGCATGGTGGTGCTCGACGAATTGAATATCGCGCTGAAGTACCGCTACCTGGATGTGGAAAACGTGATCGCCGACATGCTGGAGCGCCCGTCGATGCAGCACGTGGTCATCACCGGCCGCGGCGCGCCGCCCGAGCTGATCGAGATCGCCGACACCGTCACGGAAATGAACGTAGTCAAGCACGCGTTCAAGGCCGGCATCGCGGCCCAGGCCGGAACGGAGTGGTGA
- a CDS encoding cobyrinate a,c-diamide synthase, producing the protein MGARAVLIAAVASGQGKTTVTAALARKLVRAGRRVRVFKCGPDFIDPMVLGRASGGPVESLDLWMVGRERCHRLLAQAAMEVDDILIEGVMGLYDGTPSAADLAREFGVPVLAVIDAGAMAQTAGALVHGLRDYGPVAMAGVIANRVGSAGHAAMVKTSLRDIPLFATLPKQGRSLPERHLGLVLPDEVDEVDAILDELADQLVFDEAAWNALPPVHFDAPAPEGPVPATLAGKTVAIARDAAFVFVYAANLEVIRRLGADIVYFSPLADEPVPQAADAVYLPGGYPELHAPRLAEAGIWRASIRAAHADGKPILAECGGMMVLADTLDDGAGAWPMAGLLPGHVVVQKRLAGLGPQAMPTPQGTLRGHTFHYSRLESAAPVMEYTSKNPSGARGEAVYRIGSLTASYFHGYFPSNPEAAAALLSRAVP; encoded by the coding sequence ATGGGCGCCCGCGCGGTACTGATCGCCGCCGTGGCATCCGGCCAGGGCAAGACGACGGTGACCGCGGCCCTGGCCCGCAAGCTGGTGCGGGCCGGCCGCCGCGTGCGCGTCTTCAAGTGCGGCCCGGATTTCATCGACCCGATGGTGCTGGGCCGCGCCAGCGGCGGGCCGGTCGAATCGCTGGACCTGTGGATGGTCGGCCGTGAACGCTGCCATCGGCTGCTGGCGCAGGCGGCAATGGAAGTGGACGATATCCTGATCGAAGGCGTAATGGGCCTGTATGACGGCACGCCGTCGGCGGCCGACCTGGCGCGCGAGTTCGGCGTGCCCGTGCTGGCCGTGATCGATGCGGGTGCGATGGCGCAGACCGCCGGCGCGCTGGTGCACGGCTTGCGCGACTACGGGCCCGTGGCGATGGCCGGCGTGATCGCCAACCGCGTCGGCAGCGCGGGCCACGCCGCGATGGTGAAAACCTCCCTGCGCGACATTCCGCTGTTTGCCACCCTGCCCAAGCAGGGCCGCTCGCTGCCGGAGCGGCACCTGGGCCTGGTGCTGCCGGACGAAGTGGATGAAGTGGACGCGATCCTCGACGAACTGGCCGACCAGCTGGTGTTCGACGAAGCCGCATGGAACGCACTGCCCCCCGTGCACTTCGACGCGCCCGCGCCCGAGGGGCCGGTACCGGCCACGCTGGCCGGCAAGACCGTGGCCATCGCGCGCGATGCGGCGTTCGTGTTCGTGTACGCGGCCAATCTGGAAGTGATACGCCGGCTCGGCGCCGACATCGTGTATTTCTCGCCGCTGGCCGACGAACCGGTACCGCAAGCGGCCGATGCCGTGTACCTGCCGGGCGGCTATCCGGAGCTGCATGCGCCGCGCCTGGCCGAAGCAGGCATCTGGCGCGCCTCGATCCGCGCTGCCCATGCGGACGGCAAGCCGATCCTGGCGGAATGCGGCGGCATGATGGTGCTGGCGGATACGCTGGACGACGGCGCTGGTGCGTGGCCAATGGCCGGCCTGCTGCCGGGCCACGTGGTCGTGCAGAAACGGCTGGCCGGCCTCGGCCCGCAAGCCATGCCGACACCGCAAGGCACGCTGCGCGGCCATACATTCCACTACTCGCGGCTGGAGTCGGCGGCGCCCGTGATGGAATACACGAGCAAGAACCCGTCCGGCGCGCGGGGCGAAGCGGTCTACCGTATCGGTTCGCTGACGGCGTCGTATTTCCACGGCTACTTCCCGTCGAATCCGGAAGCGGCGGCGGCCCTGCTGTCGAGGGCCGTGCCGTGA
- the cobU gene encoding bifunctional adenosylcobinamide kinase/adenosylcobinamide-phosphate guanylyltransferase, translating to MSRTLVLGGARSGKSAHAERLAAQSGKDIVYVATASAGDAEMARRIAAHRADRPAHWATVEEPLALAATLEQWRAPHRLVLVDCLTLWLTNLLFADATDYPEVGAIALPRRFHDERAALLAQLDSGAGDVVFVSNEVGMGIVPFGAVTRAFADEAGRLNQAIAAASDNVVFVAAGLPLVLKGAAC from the coding sequence GTGAGCCGCACACTGGTACTGGGTGGCGCACGCTCCGGCAAGAGCGCGCATGCCGAACGGCTTGCCGCGCAGTCGGGCAAGGACATCGTCTACGTTGCCACGGCCAGCGCCGGCGATGCCGAGATGGCGCGGCGGATCGCGGCACACCGCGCGGACCGGCCGGCGCACTGGGCCACGGTCGAGGAGCCGCTCGCACTGGCGGCGACACTGGAACAGTGGCGTGCGCCGCACCGGCTGGTGCTGGTCGACTGCCTGACGCTGTGGCTCACCAACCTGCTGTTCGCCGACGCTACCGACTATCCCGAGGTCGGCGCGATCGCCTTGCCGCGGCGCTTCCACGACGAACGCGCCGCCCTGCTGGCGCAGCTGGACAGCGGCGCTGGCGATGTGGTCTTCGTGTCGAACGAAGTGGGCATGGGTATCGTGCCGTTCGGTGCCGTCACGCGCGCCTTCGCCGACGAAGCGGGCCGGCTGAACCAGGCGATCGCGGCGGCTTCCGACAACGTCGTCTTCGTCGCCGCCGGCCTGCCGCTGGTGCTGAAGGGTGCCGCATGCTGA
- a CDS encoding CobD/CbiB family cobalamin biosynthesis protein, with protein MLSGLSWPAVALLLAAGVALDLLLGEARRFHPLVGFGNVASALERRLNNGGGRLLRGAAGWILAVLPLTALAMWLCGVAGVLAHAALLYFCIGLRSLRDHNLPIANALCRGDLPAARELTGRIVSRDTVDANEADLAKASAESLLENGNDAVFGTLFWFAVAGGPGALLFRLANTLDAMWGYRNARFLYFGRVAARIDDALNYIPARLTALSYVLLAPGAAGRRMAWRCWREQAPAWSSPNAGPVMSSGAGALGLALGGAARYDGEIEQRPPLGRGMPATAADIERAWRLVWRTTLLWLAVSWLGAATVMALGVRHA; from the coding sequence ATGCTGAGCGGGCTGTCGTGGCCGGCGGTTGCCTTGCTGCTGGCGGCCGGCGTGGCGCTCGACCTGCTGCTGGGCGAGGCGCGGCGCTTTCATCCACTGGTCGGTTTCGGCAATGTCGCCAGCGCGCTCGAACGCCGCCTGAACAACGGTGGCGGACGTTTGCTGCGTGGCGCGGCTGGCTGGATACTGGCCGTGCTGCCGCTGACGGCACTGGCCATGTGGCTGTGTGGCGTAGCGGGAGTGCTGGCCCACGCGGCCTTGCTGTACTTCTGCATCGGCTTGCGCAGCCTGCGCGACCATAACCTGCCGATCGCCAATGCCCTCTGCCGCGGCGACTTGCCGGCGGCACGCGAACTGACGGGCCGCATCGTCAGCCGCGACACCGTCGACGCGAACGAAGCGGACCTGGCCAAGGCCAGCGCCGAGTCGCTGCTGGAGAACGGCAACGATGCCGTGTTCGGCACCCTGTTCTGGTTTGCCGTTGCCGGTGGTCCCGGCGCGCTGCTGTTCCGCCTGGCGAACACGCTCGATGCGATGTGGGGTTACCGGAATGCGCGCTTCCTGTATTTCGGCCGTGTCGCGGCGCGGATCGACGACGCGCTGAACTACATCCCGGCACGGCTGACCGCCCTCTCGTATGTGCTGCTTGCGCCGGGTGCTGCGGGCAGGCGCATGGCATGGCGTTGCTGGCGCGAGCAGGCGCCGGCGTGGAGCAGCCCGAACGCGGGGCCGGTGATGTCCAGCGGTGCCGGGGCCCTCGGCCTGGCATTGGGTGGCGCGGCGCGCTATGACGGCGAAATCGAGCAGCGCCCGCCGCTGGGCCGGGGCATGCCGGCGACCGCCGCCGACATCGAGCGTGCGTGGCGCCTCGTCTGGCGCACCACGCTGCTGTGGCTCGCAGTCTCGTGGCTTGGTGCAGCGACCGTGATGGCACTGGGGGTGCGGCATGCCTGA
- the cobD gene encoding threonine-phosphate decarboxylase CobD, translating into MPEHGGNLRDASRLYGHADWLDLSAGLNPHWYPVPDLPGNAWHRLPERDEALVAAACRYYGAPRMLAVAGTQAAIQALPRLRAPSRIAVSAPSYAEHAHHWSRHGHTARLVPYPELGDAVEHSDVVVVCNPNNPTGATVPRDDLLRWADTLAARGGWLVVDEAFADTDNTHSVADQAERPGLIVLRSLGKFFGLAGVRLGFVAAHAGLLAALDEELGPWQVSGPAQFIGKAALLDDAWHRHTRKALDEAGRRLDALLAAHGIASSGSSLFRWWPEAMPEAFHEHMARRGIWVRLFRDGPRGIRLGLPPDEAAWTRLADALKQWKEIQ; encoded by the coding sequence ATGCCTGAACACGGTGGCAACCTGCGCGACGCAAGCCGGCTGTACGGCCACGCCGACTGGCTGGACCTGTCGGCCGGCCTGAACCCGCACTGGTATCCGGTGCCGGACTTGCCGGGCAATGCGTGGCATCGCCTGCCCGAGCGGGACGAGGCGCTGGTGGCGGCCGCCTGCCGCTACTACGGCGCGCCACGCATGCTGGCGGTGGCCGGCACCCAGGCGGCCATCCAGGCGTTGCCGCGGCTGCGTGCACCCTCACGCATCGCCGTCTCGGCGCCGTCGTATGCGGAGCACGCGCATCACTGGTCGCGCCATGGCCATACCGCCCGGCTGGTCCCCTACCCCGAACTCGGCGACGCGGTCGAGCACAGCGACGTGGTCGTCGTCTGCAATCCCAACAATCCCACCGGCGCGACAGTGCCGAGGGACGACCTGCTGCGCTGGGCGGACACGCTCGCGGCACGCGGCGGCTGGCTCGTCGTGGACGAAGCCTTCGCCGATACGGACAATACGCACAGCGTGGCCGACCAGGCGGAGCGCCCCGGGCTGATCGTGCTGCGCTCGCTCGGCAAGTTCTTCGGCCTGGCCGGCGTGCGGCTCGGCTTCGTCGCCGCGCATGCCGGCCTGCTGGCCGCGCTCGACGAGGAACTGGGACCATGGCAAGTCAGTGGTCCCGCGCAGTTTATCGGCAAGGCCGCGCTGCTGGATGACGCCTGGCACCGGCACACGCGCAAGGCGCTGGATGAAGCGGGCCGCCGCCTCGACGCGCTGCTGGCGGCGCACGGCATTGCTTCATCCGGTTCGAGCCTGTTCCGCTGGTGGCCGGAAGCCATGCCGGAAGCATTTCATGAACACATGGCGCGGCGCGGCATCTGGGTGCGGCTGTTCCGTGACGGACCACGCGGAATCCGCCTCGGCCTGCCGCCCGACGAAGCGGCTTGGACGCGCCTTGCCGACGCGCTGAAACAATGGAAGGAAATTCAATGA
- a CDS encoding cobalamin-binding protein, with the protein MKHLVLLPALLAVLSAHAAVSVRDDDGKMVTLAKPAERVISMAPHVTELLFAAGAGSKIVGAVDYSDYPEAAKAIPRVGSNREVDLERVLALKPDLIVVWRHGSSERQVELLRKLGIPLFHSEPARLDRIPDNVVAMGKLAGTEQAAQAAAADLRKRLATVRTKYAGRPPVRVFYQVWDKPLYTLNGAHIVSDALRLCGGENIFASQKVTAPVVSIEAVLKEDPEAVFSTAEKEQGGAAMWRQYPNLLATKNDNLFTIDGHLVNRAGPRMVQGAEMLCEKLDIARQHRKR; encoded by the coding sequence ATGAAGCACCTGGTACTGCTGCCCGCCCTGCTGGCGGTCCTGTCCGCGCACGCCGCGGTCTCCGTGCGGGACGACGACGGCAAGATGGTCACGCTGGCGAAGCCCGCCGAGCGCGTGATCTCGATGGCGCCCCATGTCACCGAATTGCTGTTCGCGGCCGGTGCCGGCAGCAAGATCGTTGGGGCGGTCGACTACAGCGACTACCCGGAAGCGGCCAAGGCGATACCCCGCGTCGGCAGCAACCGCGAGGTGGACCTGGAGCGGGTGCTGGCCCTGAAGCCGGACCTGATCGTGGTCTGGCGCCATGGCAGCTCGGAGCGCCAGGTTGAACTGCTGCGCAAGCTCGGCATCCCGCTGTTCCACAGCGAACCGGCAAGGCTGGACAGGATTCCCGACAACGTCGTTGCGATGGGCAAGCTGGCCGGCACCGAACAGGCGGCGCAAGCGGCGGCCGCGGACTTGCGCAAGCGCCTGGCCACCGTGCGCACGAAGTATGCGGGCCGCCCGCCGGTACGGGTGTTCTACCAGGTATGGGACAAGCCGCTGTACACGCTCAATGGCGCGCACATCGTCAGCGATGCGCTGCGCCTGTGCGGCGGCGAAAACATCTTTGCCTCGCAAAAGGTGACGGCTCCCGTGGTCAGCATCGAAGCGGTGCTGAAGGAAGATCCAGAGGCCGTGTTCAGCACGGCCGAGAAGGAACAGGGCGGCGCGGCCATGTGGCGGCAATATCCGAACCTGCTCGCCACGAAGAATGACAACCTGTTCACCATCGACGGCCACCTGGTGAATCGCGCCGGACCACGCATGGTCCAGGGTGCCGAGATGCTGTGCGAAAAGCTCGATATCGCGCGCCAGCACCGGAAGCGCTGA
- a CDS encoding cobyric acid synthase — translation MRFPYKTLMVQGTTSDAGKSTVVAALCRLLRRHGVSVAPFKPQNMALNSAVTSDGGEIGRAQALQAQAAGIAPHTDMNPVLLKPSSDIGAQVIIHGKVRAEMNARDYHQYKTVAMAAVLDSHARLAAQYDAVIVEGAGSPAEINLRDRDIANMGFAEAVDCPVVIVADIDRGGVFAHLVGTLSCLSESERARVIGFVINRFRGDIKLLEPGLDWLEAQTGKPVLAVLPYLHGLFLDAEDAVQPVQEHKGAFRVVVPSLPRMSNHTDFDALRAHPDVDLQFIREGHAIPPADLIVLPGSKNTRGDLAWLRAQGWPERIARHLRYGGKVIGICGGFQMLGRSVLDPHGVEGAPGDSAGLGLLDMTTAMSQEKRLQQVDGHCLFADAPVTGYEIHMGVSSGGALAHPAFEIDGRPEGAVSPDGQVLGTYLHGVFDAPGACAALLHWAGLRGDRGVDLGALREASLERLADATAPLLEALLPLK, via the coding sequence ATGCGATTTCCCTACAAGACGCTGATGGTGCAAGGCACCACGTCCGACGCCGGCAAGAGCACGGTGGTGGCGGCACTGTGCCGGCTGCTCAGGCGCCATGGCGTGTCGGTGGCGCCGTTCAAGCCGCAGAACATGGCGCTGAACAGCGCGGTCACCAGCGATGGCGGTGAGATCGGCCGCGCGCAGGCACTGCAGGCGCAGGCGGCGGGCATCGCTCCGCACACCGACATGAACCCCGTGCTGCTGAAGCCATCGTCCGACATCGGCGCCCAGGTGATCATCCATGGCAAGGTGCGCGCCGAGATGAATGCGCGCGACTACCACCAGTACAAGACAGTGGCCATGGCCGCGGTGCTGGATTCACATGCGCGGCTGGCTGCGCAATACGACGCCGTCATCGTCGAGGGTGCCGGCAGTCCGGCGGAAATCAACCTGCGCGACCGGGACATCGCCAACATGGGTTTCGCGGAAGCTGTCGATTGCCCGGTGGTGATCGTGGCCGACATCGACCGCGGCGGCGTGTTCGCGCACCTCGTGGGCACGCTCTCGTGCCTGTCGGAGAGCGAACGGGCACGCGTGATCGGCTTCGTCATCAACCGCTTCCGTGGCGACATCAAATTGCTGGAGCCGGGCCTCGACTGGCTCGAAGCGCAGACCGGCAAGCCGGTGCTGGCCGTGCTGCCTTACCTGCATGGCCTGTTCCTCGATGCGGAAGACGCGGTGCAGCCGGTGCAGGAACACAAGGGGGCGTTCCGTGTGGTGGTGCCCAGCCTGCCCCGCATGAGCAATCACACGGATTTCGACGCGCTGCGCGCCCATCCGGACGTAGACCTGCAATTCATCCGCGAGGGCCATGCGATCCCGCCGGCGGACCTGATCGTCCTCCCTGGCAGCAAGAACACGCGCGGCGACCTCGCCTGGCTGCGCGCGCAGGGGTGGCCGGAACGGATCGCCCGCCACCTTCGCTACGGCGGCAAGGTCATCGGCATTTGTGGCGGCTTCCAGATGCTGGGACGGTCGGTACTGGATCCGCACGGCGTGGAAGGCGCGCCTGGCGACTCGGCCGGCCTCGGCCTGCTCGACATGACGACCGCGATGTCGCAGGAGAAGCGTTTGCAGCAGGTGGACGGCCATTGCCTGTTCGCCGACGCCCCCGTCACCGGCTATGAAATCCACATGGGCGTCTCGAGCGGCGGCGCGCTTGCCCACCCGGCATTCGAGATCGATGGCCGTCCCGAGGGCGCCGTGTCGCCCGACGGGCAAGTGCTGGGCACTTACCTGCACGGGGTGTTCGATGCGCCGGGTGCCTGCGCCGCACTGCTGCACTGGGCGGGACTGCGCGGCGACCGGGGCGTCGACCTGGGCGCGCTGCGCGAAGCAAGCCTGGAACGGCTGGCCGACGCCACTGCTCCCTTGCTGGAGGCGCTGCTACCCCTGAAGTAG
- a CDS encoding DHA2 family efflux MFS transporter permease subunit yields the protein MSSTETITKRYLPWVVASALFMEQLDSTIVNTAIPSMAASLMVTPLSLKAVVTSYILSLAVAIPVSGWMADRYGTRRVFMTAIAIFTIASVLCGLSVNSPMLVAARLLQGFGAAMMMPVGRLTIVRTFPKAELLTAMNFVIIPALIGPLLGPTVGGLIVHWMSWREIFFINVPVGVAAIWLAHKYMPDYRSEEQRPLDVMGLILFGTGVALLSWLLEIFGEHRLDITSWGVLFVISVCLLAAYAWHAMREEFPLLRLQLFKIRTFRVSVLGGFFTRLGVGGLPFLLPLLYQLGLGLPAWQSGLLMMPSAAAAMFMKFFSARLLARFGYRQVLIVNTALIGVTIAMFSFVQLGTPIWMIVTLSLCQGFFNSLQFSSMNTIAYADVDQKDSGMASTMASSMQQLSMSFGLACGSLITGWYLGDMPQTDRVVLTSALHHAFLTLAGLTILSAGMFWTLRKNDGESISRGTKAAEPVTVVAATEQSASQ from the coding sequence ATGTCCAGCACAGAAACCATCACCAAGCGTTACCTGCCATGGGTCGTCGCCTCGGCCCTCTTCATGGAGCAACTCGACTCCACGATCGTCAATACCGCGATTCCCAGCATGGCGGCCAGCCTGATGGTGACGCCGCTGAGCCTCAAGGCCGTCGTCACCAGTTATATCCTCAGCCTCGCCGTGGCGATTCCCGTCAGCGGCTGGATGGCGGACCGCTACGGTACGCGGCGCGTGTTCATGACGGCGATCGCCATCTTCACGATCGCGTCGGTACTGTGCGGCCTTTCCGTGAATTCGCCGATGCTGGTGGCGGCGCGGCTGCTGCAAGGTTTCGGCGCGGCGATGATGATGCCGGTGGGCCGGCTGACCATCGTGCGCACCTTCCCCAAGGCGGAGTTGCTGACAGCGATGAACTTCGTGATCATCCCCGCGCTGATCGGACCCTTGCTGGGGCCAACAGTCGGCGGCCTGATCGTGCACTGGATGTCGTGGCGCGAAATCTTCTTCATCAACGTGCCGGTCGGCGTGGCGGCGATCTGGCTGGCCCACAAATACATGCCCGACTACCGCAGCGAAGAACAGCGCCCGCTCGACGTGATGGGGCTGATCCTGTTCGGCACCGGTGTCGCGCTGCTGTCATGGCTGCTGGAGATCTTCGGCGAGCACCGGCTCGACATTACGTCATGGGGCGTACTGTTCGTGATCTCGGTCTGCCTGCTGGCGGCATATGCATGGCACGCCATGCGCGAGGAATTTCCACTGCTGCGCCTCCAGCTGTTCAAGATCCGCACGTTCCGCGTATCGGTGCTGGGCGGGTTCTTCACCCGGCTCGGTGTCGGCGGCCTGCCCTTCCTGCTGCCGCTGCTGTACCAGCTGGGCCTCGGCTTGCCGGCATGGCAATCGGGCCTGCTGATGATGCCGTCGGCCGCGGCGGCCATGTTCATGAAGTTCTTTTCCGCACGGCTGCTCGCCAGGTTCGGCTATCGGCAGGTGCTGATCGTGAATACGGCGCTGATCGGCGTGACGATCGCGATGTTCTCCTTCGTGCAGCTGGGCACGCCGATCTGGATGATCGTCACGCTGTCGCTCTGCCAGGGCTTCTTCAATTCGCTGCAGTTTTCCAGCATGAATACGATCGCATATGCGGATGTCGACCAGAAGGATTCCGGCATGGCCAGCACGATGGCCAGCTCGATGCAGCAATTGTCGATGAGCTTCGGCCTGGCCTGCGGCTCGCTGATCACGGGGTGGTACCTGGGCGACATGCCGCAGACCGACCGGGTTGTTCTGACGAGCGCGCTGCACCACGCCTTCCTGACGCTGGCCGGGCTGACGATCCTCTCCGCCGGCATGTTCTGGACGCTGCGCAAGAACGATGGCGAGAGCATCAGCCGCGGTACCAAGGCCGCCGAGCCGGTCACCGTGGTTGCGGCGACGGAGCAATCGGCATCGCAGTGA